The Buteo buteo chromosome 23, bButBut1.hap1.1, whole genome shotgun sequence genome contains the following window.
aataaaatcaatataaGTGATTTATCTTTCTTagtcattttgatttttaaaagtccttCCCAGTTAGTCCTTGTGATGGCTCCATCTCTTTGAGGGcatttggtggtggtgttgaaTGTTCTTTGGGAGTCAGAGTAGACAATCCAGTTCTCTCACGCCTCGGTAAGAACACCAAGGGTGTATCCCTGTAGCAATGTGGCTTTTGACTGTGACTCTGTCTTAAAAGgctgtaatgcttttttttatttccatgtgaGATTAAGAGGAAACAGCCTGAGGTCAGTGAAGCTGCAGTGGTGTCACAGAACACGACCAGATTGGGGCACTCGATTTATGCATTATGCTAGTCCTTGCTTTGCCCTGAGAAATGAGGAGTCTCTTATTATAATCTGCCTTCACGTAAGGAAGGTAAGGCAGGTGACTTGTTCAAGACCAAGCTGGTATTGGCATCAAAGGGTACAGGAtctcctgctctccagccttGCATGTACCTGTCCTCCACCCCCCTCCAACTGACTGCAAGGAGTTGTCCTTTCTGGAAAGCATGAGGTGGAGCCTAAGAATGTGACACCTCTGAAAGGAAGGGGTGAAGCACCACCTCTGCCCTGACAGCAACAGTgtccagagctgaaggcagaaaaCAACTGCTTGCGTATAACCATTATTCTGATGAGCTGAAAAATAAGTGAAGAATGCTGGTCAGGCTTAATTAATTGGAAAAACTGCACCTTCCCTCACCCACACTACAGATGTGACTTTCACACCCTTGGTGCCAGTGTGCTAACAGCTCCTCCTCCATTTGCAGTTACATGGGGCTGTAACACTAAGGAGCGGAGGCCAGTGCAGCATCCCCTCCCTGCCATCATAGACCTACCCAGCCCtgaaaatatgtcttttttaaCAACACTTTAAGGATTTATCTGTCAGTCTTCATTACAGACTGGATGctcacagaaaacacagtaaaCATGCTTCCTTTCTCCAAAAGTGAACACTTTTGTTGCAATTTAATTCTCTAATTCTTAAGCTTCGCGGTTCTTTGTATTTAGAAAACCTCACagaactctccccccacccccccgagTGCCTCTTGGGAGGGCTACGCTCTGCAGACACGACTGTCACacagaagaattattttctcaaaaacCATGGCAGTTGTGtgtcagagaaaacattttatttccaacGACTTACAACATTTGGAATTTAGCAGTTTCTACTTTAAACAGTTGCATGGGACCATCTACGGAAGTGTCACTGGTATCCATTTAATTTGATGAACAGCAAGACACTGCTCTTCTAGGAATATGTGTCCAAAAATAACAATCCAATTTAAACAGTTACCTTGTCACTTCAAGCAGCTGCACTAAGCAATAGATGTTAAATGTACCTATTAACTGTATCTTGACTTACTCTGAAAGAAAGTAGCTTTAAGGCTTGGGGAAGTCTGGAGAAATTGTGGCATTCAACATAAGCTACAGTTCTCGGAGAGTTCAGGGTACGGACTTGGTTTTGCCCGTTGGCGGTCTCACTCCCGGTTTAGCGGAACACTTCACTGCGGTTGGGGGTAAATCTGTCGGCGTGTTCCCTCTTTGACTGCGGCTGCAGGTCCGTGCACGTGGCAGCAGTGCTCTGATGAGGGGACGTTGTTCGGCTTGCAGTGgcctgctctctgcagccgGGAGACTCCAGAGTCTCCCAAGGAGGTAAGACATGCCCTCCTTTGTTCCCAGATGACAGGAATTccttcccagaaggaaggaatgATGTTTTAGCGACCCAGAGAGAAACTGCCTCCTGATAATTAGCAGTGCCTGGTCAATCAGTTCTTCTGAAGAGCAGGGCGCCTGCAGGCTTACaccacacagctacacgcagGGTGCAAGATACAAGTAACGCTTTCCTTAGTCACGAGTGGGCAATTAACTGCCAATTTCCCTACGGCAATTTAAATCAAACATTGCAGAAAGACATAAGTGGAAGGATTTGCTTTTCATTGCCAGCGACAGAAACCGTCCTGCATTTGCTGGCGCAGGCCGCATCTCACACAATGGCGATGCGTGGCCCTGGGAGCCCTGCTGTTTGCTCCCTACCGCACGTAGTTCTTGGGGAAGAGCTGGAAGAGCTTGCCCTCCTGTGTCGGCTCGAAGCCGTACTTCTCCAAGTTGTTGGGGTCAAAAGTGCCCTCCTTCACGTCCTTCTCGATGCGGGGAGCCACCACCTCGGTGAAGAGCTGCTTGGCCGTCATAGGCAGCTCGGAGCCCTCGGGGGCACGGTACGAGACGTAGGGCTTGAGCTTGAAGCCCTCCAGGTCGGGGACGACGAACTCGGGCACCATCTCCTTGATGAGGATGAACTTCTTGCTGGAGGTGAGCACGCCCAGCTTCTTGGCCCCTCGGCCCCTGTTGTAGCTCCGGGGACCGCGCTTGCTGGTGAACGGGGACATGCGGTCGGCGCCCCGCACCAGCCCGCGGGCCAGCTCGGTCAGCAGCCCCATGCCGGGAACCCGCGGCCTCCTGAAGGCTCGGCGAAGCCGGGACCGCGCCTGCAACCGCTCCGCCGCGCCCCACCGGTGTTGGCCTCCGCACACGCCAACACCGCCCGCTCCCATTGGCCGAAAGGCACCGGCCAATCCCTATCGTAACCTGTGAAGGACGCGGGCCATTCGGCGCGGGGGTGGGGACTTGCCCGCCAATCAGCAGCGAGGAGCCCGAGGCGTGGGCGGGGTCTGCCTTTCGCCTCTCGGTGGGCGTCGTCGTCTTCCCTTCGTGACCTTCGTCCCCGCCTTGCGGGGTTGACCTTTGACCCCGGCCTGGGCGGCTCcgagcgcggcggcggcagcaggtGAGGAGACGGGAGGGGACCCGGCCCGGCCGGTCCCGCCGCGGGGTGCCCGGGGCTCGGTGGGGAgtggcggcggtggcggcggggtCCGGGCCTCGCAGGCTCGCGTAGTGCCGGTGCCGCGCaggaggttgttttttttaacgtCCGCGTTCCGTGATCTGCCCTACCGAGAGGAGGGAAGCGGAGCCGGGCAGGGGCCGAGGGCTCGGCCTGCTGGGGTGGCGGCAAAGGAGGGGTGACCCGGGACCGGCCCGGGGTCTGTCCTGACCCGCTGACAGGGCTGCGGCCACCCCTTGTTTCTGTACGGCTTTTCCCACCGAAAAGAGGCGTCGGTGAGTGTCCCCGGGTCAGTGCCCGCCCGGCGTTTCCCTGTTCCTTAGAGAACACGTAACCCGGAGAGGGTTCTTTGTGCCACTGGGGTGTGGGCACCGGGGGGGTGGTGTCCCTCCCTCCCGTGGGTGTTCTCAGCGTTAAACCTTCCCGTCTCCGTGGGGGGTTTCCTCAAGGGAGAGCAGAGACGTTTGAACAAAGTCCTGTCGTGTTCCCAGAGGAGTTAGGTAGCTGTCGTTACTGGTAGCTCTGGTTTTCCTTGAAGACTGGATGGTTTTTGTTGctcaacaaagagaaaaagggacaatgaagtaaaaaaacccaacaaaacattGTTCCCCTTGAATTGTCTTGTTCAGCCAAACTGGAAGAGCAGTTCTGGTACGCTGTGTGTTGTGGAGTTAAAAAGACTTTGGATTAGAGTGCAGTCATCTCAACTGggtcttctctcttttttttttttttttttctcctgctgtacCTCCAGACATGGATGAAGAAGGCAACACCACCAGCCTTGAGGTACAATATTGCAATACAATATGATACAAAAAATAGTAGTTTTGGACATACTTATTTCCCTATTAGTACTTCCAGAAGCTGAAAGCTACCATACCTAATTTGATAACATTTGGGTAATGTCTTCAGATGCAGTGCTTTTACTTTGAAAGAACCCTTCCCGATAAGAGTTTTATCCTTCCAAAAACTTCAAGATTGGtcctatttttttgtgtgtatgtttttatgatttttttacaatttttttttactgccaaCCATTCACACTCTGCTTCTTATTCTAAGCTGTTAGCAGaatgatgcatttaaaaactttttgCTCCAACAGTACGTTTTTAACCTAAAGATGGAAGAATTGCAGAATTTGCTGGCAGTGAGCTCTTCTTGCATTTGTTCTTAATTGTAAATACGAAAGTCCTAGTCCAACAAGGCGCATGGTGCTTTTCATAGTCATGAAAGGCAAAGCCCATGGCAGGAAATAGTTCTTCTCAgaactaaaaaaatacatataacctttttttcttggaggcctgaattccttctttccctcattgtttttctgtattgaGGCATGAGGGCTcagtctgtgcatgtgtgtgtgttggtcatgaatttgtttcttctcctcatGTAGCAGCAATGTGACTGTCAGTTGGCAACTACTATTTTTGATGTTATTTGAGATCATACAGGCCTGGACAGTAGCAGAACTGTGCCTGTCCCTGTGACTGTGAAGGGGAAATAAATTAAGTGACCACAATAGACTTAGATCAAGAATTCACTGTTTTACCAGCATGTGTTGTATTTGTTTCTAGCaaattttaaacctttttttttaaaattcttttgacTTTCCACTACAATCCTACTAATAGTAGTCTGATAATAGTAGTGATAGAGTTAGTTTGACTCATGTTGGGAAGATAAATTGTTGATACGCTGTGCTAAAGCAACCTAAGGAGACAAACTGAAGACAGCGATTTGTCTGCATTGACTGGTCGGGCAGGAGTTTTATTTGTGCTGTAGAACCGGAACAAATTTCATGAGAGAGGCTAGTTTGGCAACTCTTGGCAtgcacttcatttttctcttggcGGCAAAGCTAAATTAAGAGGTCATCCAGATCTGGAATCGAGGGCAAAAACTGGGACCAAAACCGCATGCAGTACTTAACCTTACAAGTACTTGAACATTCAAGATTTACAGGGGGATACATCTGTCCTTTTACTTGGtttgtttcctcctttttcctaatatttggtttgctttttttcccctgttctggTAAGTTTTGAGGTGGCATTTGTGAGACTGCTTTAACTGCCAGATTTTTTACCTGAATAACAATACTTGGCACAGGTCCCAGGACAGTATACCTGAGGTTAGAGCTTCTCCCAGTGTgcatagttttctttttatgatgAATTTAATCTGCTGGTTTATGACTTTTCTCAGTCTCATAAAGTCCTTTACGTTCAGTTCTCATCCTTGTTGCTCTGAATAACATAAAATCATCAAAAAAAGTTATCACCTCACTGTTTGACCCTGTTTTATGACTATTTAGGAATGCATTGAACTGACATCAGTGCAAAACTCCACTAATGACCCTTCTACACTGAATGTCTTGTGTTTGCAAAGTGGGCTATAGTTGAAAGAAAGATGTTGGAAAATACAATCAAGTTGCATTGTATGTGCCAGACCAGGCATTGAGGTGTTCTTATGGAGGCTTTTTGCCAGTTGTGGGAAATTAATTTCACCTTCATTTTGGTGCTAGGCTGTGCTACCAGCAGGTGGAACACGAATTCTTCAGTTTGTAGAAGACAGAATACAGACTACTATGGTAATGTATAGCTTTAATCAGCTGGATGAAGGACTGTCTGTGCATAAATAGCGTGTAGCTTCTTGTAAGTTCTAAGAACTCTACTAAGTCACAGTCAAAGTCTGagtgtttctttgctgttgctgtgcaTGAGGCAGGAATTAATTACTGTTATTTCATCCCATGTACATTGAGTTGATTAGCTCACAGACCATTGGGGGGAAATGCTGAATATTTTGCATGTGAGCTGTAGTTAAAACATCACACATGCAAGAAGTTTCAactaaaaaattaagtatttatgAACGTGCTTGACTTTTAGACATCTTACTGAGCTAAGTGTTCTTCAGCCCTCCAAAAAGTACTTAATAATTTTCAACTTTAGAAGTGACTAACTTCTTTCCCCTCTGAATTCCTCTCACAGCTGACTGGAATTGCAATTGGAGCTGCAGTTGCATTACTACTTATAGCAATTGTTGTGTTTGTTGTTTACAGAAGAGTGAAACAATCTAGTAAGTACTCAATGActatgtatgttttaaaaacagttttctcagctgttttcagtatttttttaataatatgtgGTAGATTCTATGCTGATTCATAATAACTGCTTGCTGTGAAGACAGTGGTTCTTGcaggaaaacagctttaaaaggaTGAAGAACTTGTGTTGATTTACTTACCCAGGTCTGAACATAGAATTCAGAACTGTCATGTGCAGGATGCtggaagtttttatttctctagtGTATGGTAGCCTTAGTATCAGTTGGCATGCAAATAATTTCAACCCTGCTGTGATTTTGCTGTTACAGTAATGAGAAATGGATGAATTAGAGGTTTCCTTTGTGAGATTAAAATTACCTGATCCTTATATCTGTTTAGAGAGCCTTTTCATCTCCTCCGGTGATTAGGTAGAGCCTCAAGCCAGCTCTTCCCTAGTCTGGCTTGGCTAACTGGAGTTGGATAATGAGGTATCTTGTGCTGGTTTAAATTCCAAATGCTGGCCACAAGAGCTTGCTGCTTAGTAGACAGGAGGCACAGCTGTTACAGAGGTAGCAAAATTGACCACCTGTGctcagttttctttcccttagcacagagctgcagatgGATTCTGATGTGATGCCTCTGTTTCAGAACAACTTCAGCCACATGTGCCTCAGTACAGATTTCGCAAGAGAGACAAAGTGATGTTCTATGGGCGAAAGATCATGAGAAAGGTGAGTGCATCTGGCGTGGTGGGAGGGAAGTAAAGATTAAAATCCAGTTCAGGAGGTGTTGTAAACTACAATACTTTACTTGCTTAGCCCAGCTCCAGGCCTTCAACCTATCAAATTTCACTGGAATTTTGAGGATGTTTCAGAACTCCCAGAATTCTGCCTGAATTGATGCTGATAGAACAGTAATGGCTTCTCTTTCTGGCCAAACCTTACCTCTTTCAAGAATATTTGCAGACAATAAAGGTAGTAATAAATCAATGAATATCTGATTCCTCTCTGGAGTTGATGGTTGTTTAAATATCTATAGTAATCTGTCTTTCTCAGTAATTAGGATTATATTCAAGATATTCAGTGTCTATATTCAGGATTGTCCTTGTCAGATAATGACTTCCAGTACTGCCATTACATTCAGAGCTGACACCTTCTTTCCCATGTGACTCTATCTGCAGAGCAGATACTAGAATTTGCCTTTCTGCAGACTACGTGTGAAGCACACTAAGCATTTCAGCATATGagcctttgttttcttgtaCTCAGTTGCAAATAAGACTTGACAAACTCTCTCATTAGAGACTGTTCAAGAGGGGTTTATCCCAAGACTGACCTCTTTGCCTTGGATTGTCACAAGGAATACCACCTGTGCCCTCAGGTTTCTGTCCTGATGTTGTTCCTTGTTCCTGTCCTATTATTCTGAAAGGTCTCCCCAATAATTTTCCATCAGTCAGGAATCTGTTTCTGCATCAGTTGGTTAAATCCTTCAAGGCTATGACTGCCTGtttgatattttcttccttttttgtttttttttgtttgtttcgtTTTTACTTTTACCTTTGCAAGTGGCTTTTCTTGGGAAATTGCACAAGAAGACTTGAGGAAATCTGGAGACAGACATTTCCTTTAATGGATTAGGTTAATCTTAGCAGGTAGGCTAGGGGTTCAGCACTGATTGTCTGGATTTCATTTAACTGAAAAGATTAATCTTCCTGTCTTTCTCCTCAAAATACATGCATCCCTTGAAGCTACTTAGTGTATGCAGAATGTGAGATGAGATTcgattttttttctgaccaaCAATTCCACTATGGTCAAAAGAACTCATCTTTTCAGAGGTGTCATGAGCGGCTATGTCAGCGCAGAGAttttgcatttggttttgttacaAGCTTGTGCAATAGGTCCTGGAGGTTGAGGTGACTTCCTGACTCAACACTTCCCATACCAAAATTTATGTAGCAGCTTCTTGGCTCTCCATGTGCAGTTTTAATATATATGATGCTATTGATAAAGCCTGACTTTGGAAAGCTGCCTCTTACTCAGATGGGGACTCTGACCCTTTTTCAGAGTAACAAATGTTTATTGCTTGCTTGTAGTCATCTGTGGAATGAATGATGATAAAAACAAATGgttagagaaggaaaaagactaTTTAATTCTGACTGTGGTAAGTGCTCCCTGTCCTCTGTCCTGTAGAGTCAGAACCAGGGTGTGGGTCTGGTGGGCTCACCGACACAGGGAAGCTGTGAGGCAGGAATGGTACTGACCCCTTTTGGGACCAAAGGCAGAGCATGGCTGAGGATGGTCCTCACTGTGCCCTGTGGGGTAACCTGCTTGAGTCCAGGTGTGCACTCACATCGCCAGGGCACTGAAAACCAACATCTGTAGAAAAATAAGGTACAGGTAAGTAACCTTGCTTTGTTAGTGACTGCTTGTTGAGGAACAATTTCTTTTGTGAGCTGCTACAGCCTTCTGCCTCACACACTGCTAAACTTTGTTTAGGTGAATTCAAATACTTGGACTTAATCAGACACTGTGCTGGTTTAGAACTCTGTTTCATTGTGTAGGGATATTACTCCCTGAACCTTGGTTTTGCATTGCAGATCAGCCTTTACGTAGAACTTGGCCAAAAAAGCCCTCGATGAAAGGAAATTGTGTGTGTGGCCAGCAACTTCATgattttaatattctttaatGTAGATATTTATATGTAACACACATAAGTAAAGAATGCTTAGAATTCCACATGGTAAAGTCATTTCAGATAGTTTTCGGTTTGGGGTTTTAGaccttgctttttgcttttattcccGAGTAAGACATAGAATATTACAAACTAACTGCTGTTGGTTGTACTTCATGTATTTTTGATAAAATACCAAgattctacttaaaaaaaaaaaaaagaccctccAAACTaattaaagatttcttttgtgAGGGAAACTTTTTCCTGGGATTTGACTCTTTGAGAAACAAATGGAGAACTagtaatattttgaaagtaGTGTTTTCTTGGTCTTGCAGTTGTTGCATTTCTCCAGAAGGTGGCACTTAGTAACTACTAAAACCAAGTACAAGCCTTGCTGCATGTCTGTGGTGCTGTTTGTCACCAACTCAAAAATGAACCAGGCCCTAGTTTGTCAGCATCACAGGCTGCCATAGGAGTACTGGAGCTTTAAATCTTACTTATCTGCCTGATGTTGAGTGTTGCTGAGTGACAACTGTGTAGctaaggttttgttttttcccctctaccaTCCATTACCACTGTAGTAGTTGCTTATTAAAATCAAAGTGTATTCCACTTGCTTTCTAGGAAGAAAGTGATCCTGGAGTAGATGTTGTTCCAATCTTCCAAGGTCTTATATGAGTGCTTCACTCTACTCATGTTCTAATGACTTGGTAAATGAGTTGGAGGCTTTGCAGAGTTGGAACtagtggttggtttttttggtttgttttggtttttagtaaatgtttttgttttcattatttcctcCTAGGTTACAACTCTTCCAAACT
Protein-coding sequences here:
- the MRPL41 gene encoding large ribosomal subunit protein mL41; amino-acid sequence: MGLLTELARGLVRGADRMSPFTSKRGPRSYNRGRGAKKLGVLTSSKKFILIKEMVPEFVVPDLEGFKLKPYVSYRAPEGSELPMTAKQLFTEVVAPRIEKDVKEGTFDPNNLEKYGFEPTQEGKLFQLFPKNYVR